From Domibacillus sp. DTU_2020_1001157_1_SI_ALB_TIR_016, a single genomic window includes:
- a CDS encoding GNAT family N-acetyltransferase, with protein sequence MGLAVENLKMNFKTMEEFKSFKEYGLEELSMIEELQTSMVEDNTNSPFYGIYYGDRLAARMCLYIRQDTLNLVSGNDQYVEIWKLEVLPAFQKKGLGALLVQFAKSFELPIMTKPRVKSQSFWEKVDFKPVSENSTRLIWLPEKKNAQKTS encoded by the coding sequence ATGGGCTTAGCAGTTGAGAATCTGAAGATGAATTTCAAAACGATGGAAGAGTTTAAATCCTTCAAAGAATATGGACTTGAAGAACTTTCGATGATTGAAGAATTACAAACTTCCATGGTGGAAGACAATACCAATTCGCCTTTTTACGGCATTTATTACGGGGACCGGCTTGCTGCCCGTATGTGCCTGTACATCCGGCAGGATACATTAAATCTTGTATCCGGAAACGATCAGTATGTGGAAATATGGAAGCTTGAAGTGCTGCCGGCTTTTCAAAAGAAGGGACTTGGGGCATTGCTTGTCCAGTTTGCCAAGTCGTTTGAACTCCCTATCATGACAAAACCGCGCGTAAAGTCACAGTCTTTTTGGGAGAAAGTAGATTTTAAGCCGGTATCCGAAAACAGCACACGCCTTATTTGGCTTCCTGAAAAGAAAAACGCTCAGAAAACAAGCTGA
- the ylbJ gene encoding sporulation integral membrane protein YlbJ, with protein MWKTYAAACSITLLAAALLFSPQAGLKAAVYGMDIWWKTVFPSLLPFLILTELMTGLGVIAFFGSILSGLMRFFFRIPGPAGVTWMLSLASGFPAGARMAAQLRTEQSITRKEAERLVAMAHSSNPLFILSAVASGFLKSPETGLLLASAHYSGAFLVGLTMRFYGKEEKIERKKIKTAGPLQAFKEAREKDGRVFGTLLADAVLSSVKTLVLVGGFILFFSVLTTLLHKYGVAAFLFSLLGSNETSMPVFKALFAGFFELTSGVQLSSSESIPLPVSLLLISAILGFSGLSVHAQVAAIISETDIRFGPFFAGRILHSVYAAFITFCLLSWPVSFPKAALSFAPEHGMLITVVVLGVASLLLGIRYSKSRTKRV; from the coding sequence ATGTGGAAAACTTATGCTGCCGCCTGCTCTATTACGCTGCTGGCTGCCGCTCTTTTATTTTCACCTCAAGCCGGCTTGAAGGCAGCAGTCTACGGTATGGATATATGGTGGAAAACTGTTTTTCCATCCCTTCTTCCTTTTCTTATTTTAACAGAGTTAATGACAGGTCTTGGCGTGATTGCTTTTTTCGGCTCCATTCTAAGCGGTTTGATGCGGTTTTTTTTCCGCATTCCCGGTCCAGCCGGTGTGACTTGGATGCTGTCACTTGCTTCAGGATTTCCGGCCGGCGCAAGAATGGCTGCACAGCTTCGCACGGAGCAGTCAATCACCCGTAAGGAAGCAGAACGGCTCGTTGCGATGGCCCATTCCTCTAACCCATTATTTATTTTAAGTGCGGTGGCCAGCGGTTTTTTAAAAAGTCCGGAGACCGGCCTGCTGCTTGCCTCAGCTCATTACAGCGGTGCTTTTTTAGTCGGGCTTACGATGCGTTTTTATGGGAAAGAAGAAAAAATAGAGAGAAAAAAAATAAAAACAGCCGGACCTCTTCAGGCATTTAAAGAAGCACGCGAAAAAGATGGACGGGTCTTTGGCACCCTGCTCGCGGATGCAGTACTGTCTTCTGTTAAAACACTTGTACTGGTTGGCGGCTTTATTCTCTTTTTTTCTGTCTTAACCACTTTGCTGCATAAGTATGGAGTAGCCGCTTTTTTATTTTCTCTTCTTGGCTCCAATGAAACAAGCATGCCTGTCTTTAAAGCGCTTTTTGCTGGTTTTTTCGAACTCACGTCTGGTGTGCAGCTCTCCTCTTCCGAATCGATTCCTTTACCCGTAAGCCTGCTGCTGATCAGTGCTATTCTTGGCTTTAGCGGCTTAAGCGTTCACGCGCAGGTAGCGGCGATTATTAGTGAAACGGATATCCGTTTCGGCCCTTTTTTCGCCGGCCGTATTCTTCATAGTGTATATGCAGCATTCATTACTTTTTGTTTGTTATCATGGCCTGTTTCTTTTCCGAAGGCGGCTCTATCGTTTGCACCAGAGCATGGCATGCTGATCACAGTAGTTGTTCTGGGTGTCGCTTCTCTTTTGCTGGGAATCCGATATTCAAAAAGCCGGACCAAAAGAGTTTAA
- the rpmF gene encoding 50S ribosomal protein L32, which produces MAVPFRRTSTTRKNKRRTHFKLQVPGMVACPNCGEMKLAHRVCKECGTYKGKEVVSK; this is translated from the coding sequence ATGGCAGTACCTTTTAGAAGAACTTCTACTACACGCAAAAACAAACGCCGTACGCACTTCAAACTTCAAGTGCCAGGTATGGTAGCTTGCCCAAACTGCGGTGAGATGAAACTTGCGCACCGCGTATGCAAAGAGTGCGGAACATATAAAGGTAAAGAAGTTGTTAGCAAATAA
- a CDS encoding YceD family protein, protein MKWSIIQLQKYRDRGLEIDETVDVTDLTTLDNDIRRISPVHVTGRADIRHDQIVFHVKATGEMIVPCSRTLVDVPYSFEIPLTERFLLKPEEGESYETEDVHFPEGNVIDLRPILKEAIILEVPMQIFSEEADEHVVQSGKDWAFFEEEEELPEKKKPAVDPRLAGLQNFFTSDDE, encoded by the coding sequence ATGAAATGGTCAATAATTCAACTGCAAAAATACCGCGACCGCGGTCTTGAAATTGATGAAACAGTTGACGTAACAGACTTAACAACACTCGATAATGACATACGCCGCATTTCGCCTGTCCACGTAACAGGCAGAGCTGATATTCGTCATGATCAAATTGTTTTCCATGTAAAAGCAACGGGTGAAATGATTGTCCCTTGTTCTCGGACACTTGTAGACGTGCCTTACTCGTTTGAAATTCCGCTGACAGAACGGTTTTTATTAAAGCCGGAGGAAGGCGAATCATACGAAACAGAAGATGTTCACTTTCCGGAGGGAAATGTAATAGATCTCCGGCCGATTTTAAAAGAAGCGATCATTTTAGAGGTACCAATGCAGATTTTCAGTGAAGAAGCGGATGAGCATGTTGTTCAGTCTGGGAAAGATTGGGCGTTTTTTGAAGAAGAAGAAGAGCTTCCCGAAAAAAAGAAGCCGGCTGTTGATCCAAGATTAGCAGGACTTCAAAACTTCTTTACGTCCGATGATGAGTAA
- a CDS encoding nucleotidyltransferase, with product MNAAGIVVEYNPFHNGHLYHINETRRLSNADTIIAVMSGSFLQRGEPAIVDKWTRTKVALQHGVDIVVELPYAFSTQRAEIFAQGAIEILSHLKCRFFCFGSENGGMDPFLHTAEQLKKNSIELDTCVRSLMKEGMSYPAAQTKARNEVFGENALPLDLSKPNNILGFHYVQANLGLPTPMQPLTIQRKGAGFHDTESTGPIASATAIRHRLFTTEEPIHDVMPSLSAEAMQNRPLHSWESYWPLLRYRLLSIEPGRLASIYEVEEGIGPRLTEAARQSSSFAGFMEQVKTKRYTWTRLQRMMTHILTDTDKASMQKAQQTSFARLLGMTESGRAYIRSIKKEMEVPLLSRTAAAGSLLALDIKASRVFASAPNASESYVRSLLEQEYSMPPILL from the coding sequence ATGAACGCAGCCGGCATTGTTGTTGAATACAATCCATTTCATAATGGACATCTCTACCATATAAATGAAACGAGGCGTTTGTCAAATGCAGACACCATTATCGCGGTAATGAGCGGCTCATTTTTACAGCGCGGAGAGCCGGCCATTGTTGATAAGTGGACCCGTACAAAGGTAGCCCTGCAGCACGGTGTTGATATTGTCGTTGAACTTCCATACGCTTTTTCAACGCAGCGGGCTGAAATATTTGCGCAGGGCGCCATTGAAATTCTTTCCCATTTAAAGTGCCGTTTTTTTTGCTTTGGCAGTGAAAATGGCGGTATGGATCCTTTCCTCCACACCGCAGAACAACTGAAAAAAAACAGCATAGAGCTTGATACCTGCGTCCGCTCCCTTATGAAAGAAGGAATGAGCTACCCCGCCGCCCAGACAAAAGCAAGAAACGAAGTGTTCGGAGAAAATGCACTGCCGCTTGATTTATCAAAGCCGAATAACATTTTAGGCTTTCATTATGTACAAGCCAACCTCGGGCTGCCCACGCCTATGCAGCCGCTGACGATTCAGCGAAAAGGAGCAGGATTCCATGATACTGAATCAACAGGGCCGATTGCAAGTGCGACAGCGATTCGGCACCGCCTCTTTACTACAGAAGAACCGATTCATGATGTTATGCCTTCGCTGAGTGCTGAAGCCATGCAAAACCGTCCGCTGCATTCATGGGAATCTTACTGGCCTCTGCTTCGCTATCGCCTGCTGTCCATTGAACCCGGCCGTCTTGCTTCCATTTATGAAGTAGAGGAAGGCATCGGGCCAAGACTCACAGAAGCAGCACGGCAAAGCAGCTCCTTTGCCGGCTTTATGGAACAGGTTAAAACGAAGCGTTACACGTGGACTCGCCTTCAGCGAATGATGACCCACATTTTAACTGACACCGATAAAGCAAGTATGCAGAAGGCTCAGCAGACTTCGTTTGCACGGCTGCTTGGCATGACAGAAAGTGGGCGTGCATATATCCGGTCCATTAAAAAAGAAATGGAAGTGCCGCTGCTTTCCCGCACGGCTGCTGCGGGCAGCCTGCTTGCGCTGGATATAAAAGCATCCCGTGTGTTCGCTTCCGCCCCTAACGCGAGTGAAAGCTACGTGCGTTCTCTTTTAGAACAAGAATATTCCATGCCGCCGATTTTACTTTGA
- the coaD gene encoding pantetheine-phosphate adenylyltransferase, translating to MTSIAVCPGSFDPITNGHLDIIQRGAKVFDKVYVVILSNSSKQPLFSAEERAELIRQVTAHIPNVEVDHYQGLLVDYAKQVKAKAILRGLRAVSDFEYEMQITSMNRVLNDELETFFMMTNSQYSFLSSSIVKEVAKYGADISELVPKEVEEALIKKRLADSVSK from the coding sequence ATGACAAGTATTGCAGTTTGCCCAGGAAGCTTCGATCCGATTACCAACGGGCACCTGGATATTATTCAGCGCGGGGCGAAAGTATTCGACAAAGTATATGTCGTCATTTTAAGCAATTCATCTAAACAACCGCTATTTTCGGCGGAGGAGCGGGCAGAGTTAATCCGCCAGGTTACGGCACATATTCCAAATGTGGAAGTGGATCATTATCAGGGCCTGCTCGTTGATTATGCAAAACAGGTAAAAGCAAAAGCCATACTGCGTGGACTTCGGGCTGTATCTGACTTCGAATATGAAATGCAGATTACGTCCATGAACCGCGTATTAAACGATGAGCTTGAAACGTTTTTTATGATGACCAATAGTCAGTATTCGTTTCTCAGCTCAAGCATTGTCAAGGAAGTGGCGAAATATGGGGCGGATATTTCAGAGCTTGTCCCGAAGGAAGTGGAAGAAGCTTTAATAAAAAAACGTCTTGCTGATTCCGTTTCGAAATAA
- the bshC gene encoding bacillithiol biosynthesis cysteine-adding enzyme BshC produces the protein MEQKRISVPALTPFAREYISGSKQAGGFFDYDPFSQQSFQQRSEEVRTRMFKRKELAGIIRNYMAPHHVTAQTEHSLQKLEDPESVVVIGGQQAGLLTGPLYSIHKIISILHLAREQEEQLGIPVVPVFWIAGEDHDLLEINHVFVEKNGSMQKIGYPERFMKKQAASSTVYDQEQMLGWVASVFACLKETHYTNQLLHDVKKAVKASRTFTDFFAFLTGSFFAKHGLLLIDAADPELRKLEAPFFKRLIVESGPIAEAVHSTQQELQQAGFTPAIETSGQPANLFLIEEGERHLLEREGGLFISKSGRSYTEDDLLQLLETSPESFSNNVVTRPLMQEWLFPTLAFIAGPGEIAYWAELKGAFEYIGLTMPLIMPRLNITIVDRTVVEIVLEIGTPIETAVQQGVQNEKSAYMDSIRDHHLDELVAHMKQDLMASYEKIEARAAELHNGLAPIVEKNKQYHERQIELLLQKSDAVLKQTHDAALRRFDRVQAALRPDGLQERVWNIYPFLNVYGPSFIDDLLNQPYKHDGGHYLLYV, from the coding sequence ATGGAACAAAAACGCATTTCTGTTCCCGCTTTGACCCCCTTTGCTAGGGAATATATAAGCGGCTCAAAGCAGGCAGGCGGCTTTTTTGACTACGATCCATTTTCGCAGCAGTCTTTTCAGCAGCGGTCAGAAGAGGTGCGGACACGAATGTTTAAGCGAAAAGAGCTGGCTGGCATCATTCGGAATTATATGGCGCCGCATCATGTGACAGCGCAAACAGAGCACTCTCTTCAGAAGCTTGAAGACCCTGAATCGGTTGTCGTGATCGGCGGCCAGCAGGCTGGACTTTTAACAGGTCCGCTTTATTCTATACATAAAATCATTTCGATTCTGCACCTGGCGAGAGAGCAGGAAGAGCAGCTGGGTATTCCGGTTGTCCCCGTTTTTTGGATTGCCGGCGAGGATCATGATCTGCTGGAAATTAACCATGTGTTTGTAGAAAAAAACGGGAGTATGCAAAAAATAGGATACCCAGAGCGGTTTATGAAAAAACAGGCCGCCTCAAGCACGGTCTACGATCAAGAGCAAATGCTCGGCTGGGTGGCCTCTGTTTTTGCTTGTTTAAAAGAAACACACTATACGAACCAGCTTCTTCATGATGTGAAAAAAGCGGTGAAGGCAAGCCGCACATTTACCGATTTTTTTGCTTTTTTAACCGGATCCTTTTTTGCCAAGCACGGCCTGCTGCTGATTGATGCGGCAGACCCGGAGCTTCGAAAGCTTGAAGCGCCGTTTTTCAAGAGGCTGATTGTGGAAAGCGGCCCGATTGCAGAAGCGGTGCACTCCACGCAGCAGGAGCTTCAACAAGCCGGCTTTACGCCTGCAATTGAAACGAGCGGCCAGCCGGCGAATCTATTCCTGATTGAAGAGGGAGAGCGCCACCTGCTTGAAAGGGAAGGCGGGCTGTTTATCAGCAAAAGCGGGAGGTCGTACACAGAAGATGATTTACTGCAGCTTCTGGAAACGTCGCCGGAATCCTTTAGTAACAATGTTGTGACGCGGCCGCTCATGCAGGAATGGCTGTTTCCTACACTTGCTTTTATCGCCGGTCCAGGCGAGATTGCTTATTGGGCGGAGTTAAAAGGAGCTTTTGAATATATCGGGCTTACGATGCCGCTTATTATGCCAAGATTAAATATTACGATTGTAGACCGGACAGTGGTGGAAATTGTTTTAGAGATTGGGACACCGATTGAAACGGCGGTGCAGCAAGGCGTGCAAAATGAAAAATCTGCTTATATGGACTCTATTCGTGATCACCACCTTGATGAGCTTGTTGCCCATATGAAGCAGGATTTGATGGCGAGCTATGAGAAAATTGAAGCGCGTGCGGCCGAGCTTCATAATGGCCTTGCACCGATTGTTGAAAAAAACAAGCAGTATCATGAACGGCAAATTGAGCTGCTGCTTCAAAAAAGCGACGCTGTTTTGAAGCAGACACACGATGCGGCCTTACGCCGGTTTGACCGTGTACAAGCCGCTCTGCGCCCGGATGGACTGCAGGAAAGAGTGTGGAATATATATCCATTTTTAAATGTGTACGGCCCTTCTTTTATTGATGACTTGTTGAATCAGCCATATAAACACGATGGCGGCCATTATCTTCTATATGTATAA
- a CDS encoding 2-dehydropantoate 2-reductase: MNIHIIGAGALGLFFAAEWSSRHRITIQTRTNVQRKRLEEEGIHVIEQRQSHIYPVQTAAIAPPETDLIVAAVKQYHLPEILQHLPRVSSLLFIQNGLSHLKLIQQLPFSNIYAGSVTHGAAKIDERTVQVNGRGQTKIACVKGGEEAIVRELETPVFSFQWEESAYEMLVDKMAANAVINPLTALLHAKNGELAENSEYAAAAEKLCAEIAAVFPFKTKESVTQSVFEVCRQTAANESSMLRDIKAGRKTELDAIVGALLEEAAQRGVETPAFSLLYHLIKGKEAELGR, translated from the coding sequence ATGAACATTCATATTATTGGAGCAGGTGCCCTTGGGCTGTTTTTTGCTGCAGAGTGGAGCAGCCGCCACCGCATAACTATTCAAACGAGAACAAACGTACAACGGAAACGCCTTGAAGAGGAAGGCATTCATGTCATTGAGCAGAGGCAGTCACATATTTATCCGGTTCAAACAGCCGCTATTGCGCCTCCGGAAACGGATTTAATCGTTGCAGCGGTGAAGCAGTACCATTTGCCGGAAATCCTTCAGCACCTTCCAAGAGTATCATCTTTGCTGTTTATCCAAAATGGTTTAAGCCATCTTAAGCTGATTCAGCAGCTTCCTTTTTCAAATATTTATGCCGGCTCTGTGACGCATGGGGCAGCCAAAATAGACGAGCGTACAGTGCAGGTGAACGGGCGTGGCCAAACGAAAATAGCCTGTGTTAAAGGGGGAGAGGAAGCGATTGTCCGTGAACTGGAAACGCCTGTTTTTTCTTTTCAATGGGAAGAAAGTGCATACGAGATGCTGGTTGATAAAATGGCCGCAAATGCAGTGATTAATCCGTTAACTGCCCTTTTACATGCGAAAAACGGAGAGCTGGCTGAAAACAGCGAATACGCTGCAGCGGCAGAAAAATTATGTGCAGAAATTGCGGCCGTTTTTCCTTTTAAAACGAAGGAATCCGTTACGCAGTCTGTTTTCGAAGTGTGCCGCCAGACAGCCGCCAATGAATCCTCGATGCTTCGAGACATAAAAGCGGGGCGGAAAACGGAATTAGACGCAATCGTAGGAGCTCTTTTGGAAGAAGCAGCACAAAGGGGCGTTGAGACCCCCGCTTTTTCGCTCTTATACCATCTTATAAAAGGAAAAGAAGCCGAATTGGGCAGATAA
- a CDS encoding SepM family pheromone-processing serine protease: protein MEGRTNVKNKRTGLLYAILLLIIVAAFIPLPFYITRPGEAHTLNPIVNVDEGDENDTSTLMLTTIQMGPANIYSYAWAFLRDYEEILPKETVRYSHESENEFNVRQVHLMDTSQQNAIAVAFKEAGKPHSWIYKGIYVLSVFPDMPAEGVLEAGDRIISIDGRSVTSSKQMTDYVQAKKPGSRITVAFTRDKKNYEKTVQLRAFAELGGKSGLGISLADDRALKSDPKVTLKADDIGGPSAGLMFSLEIYDQLVEEDLAAGLKVAGTGTIAPDGTVGRIGGIAQKVVAADRAGAQFFFAPDDKLPAGRTDVKTNYEEAKKAAEDIGTSMVIVPVQTFSDAVDYLRNLSASK from the coding sequence ATGGAAGGAAGAACAAATGTGAAAAATAAAAGAACAGGGCTCTTATATGCGATTCTGCTGTTGATTATTGTGGCAGCCTTTATCCCGCTGCCGTTTTACATTACAAGACCGGGAGAAGCGCACACGCTTAATCCAATTGTTAATGTAGATGAAGGAGACGAAAATGATACAAGCACATTGATGCTGACCACGATACAGATGGGGCCTGCTAACATTTATTCATACGCGTGGGCATTTCTTCGGGATTACGAGGAAATTCTCCCAAAAGAAACGGTTCGCTATTCACACGAATCGGAGAATGAATTTAACGTAAGGCAGGTTCATTTAATGGACACCTCACAGCAAAATGCCATAGCGGTTGCTTTTAAGGAAGCGGGCAAACCGCACAGCTGGATATACAAAGGTATTTATGTGTTAAGTGTATTTCCTGATATGCCTGCGGAAGGGGTACTTGAAGCAGGCGACCGCATTATATCTATTGATGGCCGTTCTGTCACATCGTCTAAACAAATGACGGATTATGTGCAGGCGAAAAAGCCAGGCAGCCGAATTACAGTCGCATTTACACGCGATAAAAAAAATTATGAAAAAACCGTTCAGCTGAGAGCATTCGCGGAGCTGGGCGGCAAATCCGGCCTTGGCATCAGTCTGGCCGATGATCGAGCGCTCAAAAGCGACCCAAAGGTAACGCTGAAAGCAGATGACATTGGCGGTCCTTCTGCCGGCCTTATGTTTTCACTTGAAATTTACGACCAGCTGGTAGAAGAGGATTTGGCGGCTGGATTAAAGGTAGCTGGAACGGGAACAATTGCCCCGGACGGCACAGTTGGCCGGATTGGAGGCATCGCTCAAAAAGTCGTAGCGGCCGACCGGGCAGGGGCGCAGTTTTTCTTTGCACCGGATGATAAGCTGCCGGCGGGCCGTACAGATGTCAAAACCAATTATGAGGAAGCGAAAAAAGCTGCAGAGGATATTGGAACAAGCATGGTTATTGTACCGGTTCAAACTTTTTCGGACGCAGTGGACTATTTAAGAAACCTATCTGCGTCAAAGTAA